In Musa acuminata AAA Group cultivar baxijiao chromosome BXJ2-8, Cavendish_Baxijiao_AAA, whole genome shotgun sequence, one genomic interval encodes:
- the LOC103994429 gene encoding probable protein phosphatase 2C 60 — protein MDLLRYCWGPSLAHYVNSGSDAVGRRDGLLWYKDSGRHACGEFSMAVVQANNLLEDQSQIESGPLSSGELGLYGTFVGIYDGHGGQETSRYVNDHLFHHLKRFASEQQTISVDVIRKAIQATEEGFLALVAKQWPAKPQIAAVGSCCLLGIICSGTLYIANLGDSRVVLGRLVKATGEVLAVQLSAEHNAGLESVRQELCSLHPNDPQIVVLKHDVWRVKGLIQVSRTIGDAYLKRAEFNREPLQAKFCLQEPFKKPILSSEPSISAQPLQREDQFLIFASDGLWEHLSNQEAVDIVQHHPRSGSARRLVNAALQAAAKKREIRCSDLEKIDRGVRRHFHDDMTVIVVFLNSNLTSRVSSIQSPKTSIRGGAISLPPNSLVPYAKLIHHNNS, from the exons ATGGACCTGCTCAGATACTGCTGGGGGCCGTCGTTAGCTCACTATGTCAACTCGGGCTCCGACGCCGTCGGGCGGCGGGACGGGCTGCTCTGGTACAAGGACTCAGGGCGGCACGCGTGCGGCGAGTTCTCCATGGCCGTCGTCCAGGCCAACAACTTGCTCGAAGACCAGAGCCAGATCGAGTCAGGGCCGCTGAGCTCGGGTGAGTTGGGCTTATATGGCACATTTGTCGGGATCTATGATGGGCACGGTGGTCAGGAGACCTCGCGGTATGTCAACGATCATCTGTTCCACCATCTCAAGA GATTTGCGTCGGAACAGCAGACGATCTCTGTTGACGTTATTCGAAAGGCGATCCAAGCTACAGAGGAGGGGTTTTTAGCTCTGGTCGCCAAACAATGGCCTGCGAAGCCTCAGATTGCAGCTGTGGGTTCTTGCTGCCTGCTCGGCATAATCTGCAGCGGAACACTATACATTGCCAACCTTGGGGATTCTCGTGTTGTTTTGGGGAGGCTTGTGAAGGCAACCGGAGAAGTTCTTGCTGTACAATTATCGGCAGAACACAATGCAGGATTGGAGTCAGTCAGACAAGAATTGTGTTCTCTGCATCCGAATGATCCTCAAATTGTAGTCTTAAAACACGATGTTTGGCGTGTCAAAGGCCTCATTCAG GTTTCTAGGACGATCGGAGACGCATATCTCAAAAGGGCAGAGTTCAACAGGGAGCCTCTGCAAGCCAAGTTTTGCCTTCAAGAACCTTTCAAGAAGCCAATACTTAGTTCTGAACCCTCCATTTCTGCACAACCGCTGCAGCGAGAAGACCAGTTCCTTATATTTGCCTCCGATGGCCTTTGGGAGCACCTAAGCAATCAGGAGGCAGTCGACATCGTTCAACACCATCCCCGCAGC GGGAGTGCCAGGAGGCTGGTTAACGCTGCACTGCAAGCAGCCGCAAAGAAGAGGGAGATTAGGTGCTCCGACCTTGAGAAGATCGATCGAGGGGTTCGCAGGCACTTCCATGATGACATGACTGTGATTGTCGTGTTCCTCAATTCAAATCTTACAAGCAGGGTGAGCTCGATCCAAAGTCCAAAGACGTCGATTAGAGGTGGTGCTATCAGTCTGCCTCCAAACTCTCTCGTGCCATATGCCAAGCTCATACATCACAATAATTCTTGA